A genomic window from Providencia alcalifaciens includes:
- a CDS encoding DUF4123 domain-containing protein, which produces MNNQHPIFNYFERYPDANHYCLICGLQYERHFDEALQNNYGTASPLFKQPSDTEIAWAGPWLIDVTHRHDLLADLMQLESKSPALSWLVSDVSLDKLASHFSNLLNVSLPDNKTALFRFYDPRVTHNMPQILTLEQFNEITMPLIAWYYRFEGQFYALQGGRLNAV; this is translated from the coding sequence ATGAATAATCAGCATCCTATTTTTAACTATTTTGAGCGTTACCCTGATGCCAATCATTATTGTCTGATTTGCGGACTACAGTATGAACGCCACTTTGATGAAGCGCTTCAAAATAATTATGGAACAGCAAGCCCACTGTTTAAGCAACCTTCAGATACAGAAATAGCATGGGCTGGACCGTGGTTAATTGATGTGACTCATCGGCATGACTTGCTGGCAGATTTAATGCAATTAGAGTCTAAATCTCCTGCATTATCTTGGCTAGTCAGTGACGTATCGCTGGATAAGTTAGCGTCTCACTTCTCTAACCTTCTTAATGTGAGTTTACCTGATAACAAAACGGCCTTATTTCGGTTTTATGATCCCCGCGTGACGCACAATATGCCCCAAATTCTCACTCTTGAACAATTTAATGAGATAACGATGCCTCTTATTGCATGGTATTACCGCTTTGAAGGGCAATTTTATGCATTACAAGGAGGGCGATTAAATGCAGTTTAG
- a CDS encoding U32 family peptidase, with amino-acid sequence MKYALGSVLYYWPTSTLQDFYQQAADSDADIIYLGETVCSKRRDMKPNDWIDLAKQLAGSGKQIILSTLALLQAPSELKEIGKLVDNGEFLIEAHDFGVVNMLAERKLPFVAGHGLNCYNAPSLNILLRQGMMRWCMPVELSRDWLVNLLNQCEELGIRDKFEVEVFSYGHLPLAYSARCFTARSENRQKDECETCCINYPQGRKVLSQEQQQVFTLNGIQTLSGYCYNLGNDISSMQDLVDIVRVSPESLESLDVIRQFKANQHGQSPLLIPDQSCNGYWRNIAGLTLEA; translated from the coding sequence ATGAAATATGCATTAGGTTCAGTACTGTACTACTGGCCAACATCAACCTTACAGGATTTTTATCAGCAAGCGGCAGACAGCGACGCGGATATTATTTATCTCGGGGAAACGGTGTGTAGCAAACGCCGCGATATGAAACCCAATGACTGGATTGACCTTGCTAAACAGCTAGCGGGAAGTGGTAAACAGATTATTCTCAGCACTCTAGCCCTGCTACAAGCGCCCTCTGAGCTGAAAGAAATCGGTAAATTAGTCGATAATGGCGAGTTTTTAATTGAAGCGCACGATTTTGGTGTCGTCAACATGCTGGCAGAACGCAAATTACCTTTTGTGGCAGGTCATGGGCTTAACTGTTATAACGCCCCCTCACTGAATATTTTGCTACGCCAAGGCATGATGCGCTGGTGTATGCCCGTTGAACTTTCCCGTGACTGGCTGGTGAATTTGCTCAATCAATGTGAAGAGCTAGGTATTCGCGATAAATTTGAAGTGGAGGTTTTCAGCTACGGTCATCTGCCTTTGGCATACTCCGCTCGCTGCTTTACGGCGCGCTCGGAAAACCGGCAAAAAGATGAGTGCGAAACCTGCTGCATTAATTACCCGCAAGGGCGCAAAGTACTTTCCCAAGAGCAGCAGCAAGTTTTCACGCTTAATGGCATCCAAACCCTGAGCGGCTATTGCTATAACTTAGGCAACGATATTTCGTCCATGCAGGATTTGGTGGATATTGTGCGGGTTTCCCCTGAAAGCCTTGAATCCCTTGATGTGATTAGGCAGTTTAAAGCCAACCAACACGGGCAGTCCCCACTCCTCATTCCCGACCAAAGCTGTAATGGCTATTGGCGTAATATTGCCGGATTGACCCTAGAGGCGTGA
- a CDS encoding restriction endonuclease fold toxin 5 domain-containing protein yields the protein MRTVDTPAGQMRYIDEWKCTIPVPTRTLNPLVEFDGWKPDECNFIENKDNYDFLFDSKGKLKPFAKDGGGIFKQANDQNWLCKFAFKQKSYIDWHFSQRNMYEFSKELLKILSQVRTHYSP from the coding sequence ATCAGAACTGTTGATACCCCCGCAGGGCAAATGCGATACATTGATGAATGGAAGTGCACAATTCCCGTGCCAACCAGAACCCTAAACCCGTTAGTGGAATTTGATGGCTGGAAGCCGGATGAATGCAACTTTATTGAAAATAAAGATAATTATGACTTTCTTTTTGATAGTAAAGGAAAACTAAAACCATTTGCAAAAGATGGAGGCGGCATTTTTAAGCAAGCAAATGATCAAAATTGGCTATGTAAATTTGCTTTTAAGCAAAAGTCATATATAGACTGGCATTTTTCTCAAAGAAACATGTATGAATTTAGTAAGGAACTACTAAAAATATTATCGCAAGTACGTACACATTACTCACCTTAG
- a CDS encoding Imm52 family immunity protein, translated as MDLSIKVDIELREEISIPLLINIFEKMILTCESITNEKESSWYLTADTLEEALQKKAFNLYTPTDLLKNMPYFDWMESIWANENKALDIKYTSSGLIYNLEFKLRDINPPSQPKLIESLKKYFLTYKIVCIRIDTNKYRYNKRNVFPDRLPVGWMLYLNKKITQQQVPMAAQLIHIDNEKNHGTLIISTDHVFDGENKEDIKKANEIEIQLTGLGLLPLIREIYS; from the coding sequence ATGGATTTATCAATTAAAGTAGATATCGAATTACGTGAAGAAATATCAATCCCTTTGTTGATTAATATTTTTGAAAAAATGATATTAACATGTGAGAGTATTACTAATGAAAAGGAAAGCTCATGGTACTTAACTGCTGACACTCTTGAAGAAGCATTACAAAAGAAAGCATTTAACCTATACACGCCGACTGATTTATTAAAAAACATGCCTTATTTTGATTGGATGGAATCAATATGGGCTAATGAAAACAAGGCATTAGATATAAAATATACAAGTTCAGGATTAATATATAATCTGGAATTTAAACTACGTGATATCAACCCGCCTAGTCAACCTAAACTAATTGAATCACTAAAAAAATATTTTTTAACCTATAAAATAGTCTGTATAAGAATTGATACTAATAAATATAGATATAATAAAAGAAATGTTTTTCCAGACAGACTTCCCGTTGGCTGGATGCTTTATTTAAATAAAAAAATAACGCAACAACAGGTTCCCATGGCAGCTCAGCTTATCCATATTGATAATGAAAAAAATCACGGAACATTAATTATCAGTACCGACCATGTTTTTGATGGTGAAAATAAAGAGGATATTAAAAAAGCCAATGAAATCGAAATCCAGCTCACTGGGCTGGGCTTATTACCGTTGATTCGTGAGATATATAGCTAA
- a CDS encoding Imm52 family immunity protein: MDISIKIDIELNDQLSLQTLMSILSEMIAFTDLITNNKELVWYFCGDSLEEALNQPAFKDNYPTLFFEERQYIDIIEGIWSGENKALVIKGKISSLKYNLDFDLREIQSIAIDKIKDILYSYLNKFDIFCIRVDINDYEYKSRNVFPDRLPVGWMLYLNKKITPEQIPMAAQLIHIDNDKNHGTLIISTDHVFDGENKEDIKKANEIEIQLTGLGLLPLIREIYS, translated from the coding sequence ATGGATATTTCAATAAAGATAGATATTGAATTAAATGACCAATTATCATTACAAACGCTAATGAGTATACTCAGCGAGATGATTGCATTTACTGATCTCATCACTAATAACAAAGAGCTAGTTTGGTATTTTTGTGGTGACAGCCTTGAGGAGGCTTTGAATCAACCGGCATTTAAAGATAATTATCCAACTTTATTTTTTGAAGAACGACAATATATTGATATTATTGAAGGCATATGGAGTGGTGAAAATAAAGCCCTTGTTATAAAGGGAAAAATTTCAAGTTTAAAATACAATCTGGATTTTGATTTACGTGAAATTCAAAGTATAGCTATAGATAAGATAAAGGATATTTTATATTCATACCTTAATAAATTTGACATATTCTGCATTCGAGTAGATATAAATGACTATGAATATAAAAGCAGAAATGTTTTCCCAGATAGACTTCCCGTTGGCTGGATGCTTTATTTAAATAAAAAAATAACGCCAGAACAGATTCCCATGGCGGCTCAACTTATTCATATTGATAATGACAAAAATCACGGAACATTAATTATCAGTACCGACCATGTTTTTGATGGTGAAAATAAAGAGGATATTAAAAAAGCCAATGAAATCGAAATCCAGCTCACTGGGCTGGGCTTATTACCGTTGATTCGGGAAATATATAGTTAG
- a CDS encoding ABC transporter permease, translating to MITVYFATFKKVLLGMLEKPMWLLLLVSLCIMSLVYARPVLWDLPVAVIDMDHSGASRELIRDLDATPKVQLHSYDNLAQARQDMIARQLFAIVIIPTDFEKHLLSGKNITVPVYGDATNRLASGQIQQELSKAYQTLLSAYNTQLLEKAGFSPEQAKVIIAPVRSETEPLYNPGISFAAIIFPGLLVMLLQHSLLIACVRVSIAIRSTPKGKPPLAVYLGALSALVPIWLFLSTVFFALWPWVLGYRQEAPLYQIWMLTFPFLLAVIGLGKLVTECLRSVEMIYLTLAFITTPVFYMSGTIWPLQAMPDWVRMIASALPSTWATNAMAGINQMGLPFRDILMDIVMMLVLGVIYSFIGVFIGMLRDGELRQISHAVHRWRKHFHK from the coding sequence ATGATAACGGTCTATTTTGCGACGTTTAAAAAGGTACTGCTGGGTATGCTAGAGAAACCCATGTGGCTGCTATTGCTAGTTTCTCTTTGTATTATGAGTTTGGTATACGCGCGTCCCGTATTGTGGGATCTGCCTGTGGCGGTTATCGATATGGATCACTCAGGTGCAAGTCGTGAATTGATCCGTGATTTAGACGCCACGCCCAAAGTTCAGCTACACAGTTACGATAATTTAGCTCAAGCGCGGCAGGATATGATTGCGAGGCAGCTATTTGCTATCGTGATCATCCCAACGGATTTTGAAAAGCATCTGCTTAGTGGCAAAAATATCACGGTACCGGTTTATGGGGATGCCACAAACCGCTTAGCCAGCGGGCAGATCCAGCAAGAGTTATCGAAAGCGTACCAAACGTTATTGAGTGCTTATAACACCCAGCTACTGGAAAAAGCAGGCTTTAGCCCTGAACAAGCGAAAGTGATTATTGCCCCTGTTCGCAGTGAAACCGAGCCGCTGTATAACCCCGGCATTAGCTTTGCAGCGATTATCTTCCCAGGTTTGTTGGTTATGTTATTGCAGCACTCCTTATTAATTGCGTGCGTACGGGTCAGTATTGCCATTCGTTCCACACCGAAAGGTAAACCCCCATTAGCAGTTTACCTGGGGGCGCTGTCGGCGTTGGTGCCTATTTGGTTATTTCTTTCGACCGTGTTTTTTGCCTTATGGCCATGGGTTTTGGGTTATCGACAAGAAGCGCCTCTGTACCAGATTTGGATGCTGACCTTCCCATTCTTACTTGCGGTTATTGGGTTAGGGAAGCTGGTCACGGAATGTTTGCGTAGTGTGGAAATGATCTACCTGACATTGGCGTTTATCACCACGCCGGTGTTCTATATGTCCGGTACGATTTGGCCACTACAAGCCATGCCAGACTGGGTACGAATGATAGCCTCTGCGTTGCCATCCACATGGGCGACTAATGCGATGGCGGGGATCAACCAAATGGGGCTGCCATTTCGAGATATCTTAATGGATATTGTGATGATGCTGGTGCTTGGGGTGATTTATTCGTTTATCGGTGTATTTATTGGCATGTTACGAGATGGCGAGTTACGCCAGATTAGTCATGCAGTGCATCGCTGGCGCAAGCATTTTCATAAATAG
- the ubiU gene encoding ubiquinone anaerobic biosynthesis protein UbiU — translation MELLCPAGNLPALKAAVDNGADAVYIGLKNDTNARHFAGLNFTEKNLHEAERYIHQRKRKLHIAINTFAHPDGYQRWQNSVDLAADLGADALILADIAMLEYAANKYPHIERHVSVQASATNTEAIRFYERNFQVHRVVLPRVLSIHQVKQLAKTSPVPLEVFAFGSLCIMAEGRCYLSSYLTGESPNTVGACSPARFVRWQQTENGMESRLNDVLIDSYQKNENAGYPTLCKGRYVVDEQKYHVLEEPTSLNTIELLPELMSANIASVKIEGRQRSPAYVTQVTKIWRQAINRYKSNPDGFVTDPRWLKALGDLSEGSQTTLGAYHRKWQ, via the coding sequence ATGGAATTACTCTGCCCTGCGGGGAATTTACCTGCCTTAAAAGCGGCTGTTGATAATGGTGCCGATGCGGTGTACATCGGCCTAAAAAATGATACTAACGCGCGCCATTTTGCAGGTTTGAATTTTACGGAAAAAAATCTGCATGAAGCAGAGCGTTATATCCACCAGCGTAAACGTAAATTGCATATTGCGATAAACACCTTCGCTCACCCTGATGGTTATCAACGCTGGCAAAACTCTGTTGATTTAGCCGCTGATCTAGGGGCCGATGCCCTGATCCTCGCCGATATTGCAATGTTAGAGTACGCCGCCAATAAATACCCGCATATTGAACGCCATGTTTCTGTGCAAGCTTCCGCGACCAACACGGAAGCCATTCGTTTCTATGAGCGTAACTTTCAGGTTCATCGCGTGGTGCTCCCTCGCGTGTTATCAATTCACCAAGTTAAACAACTCGCCAAAACCAGTCCTGTACCGCTGGAAGTATTTGCTTTTGGTAGCCTGTGCATTATGGCTGAAGGTCGCTGTTATCTTTCTTCCTACTTAACGGGAGAATCACCGAATACCGTCGGCGCTTGCTCTCCTGCACGTTTTGTTCGCTGGCAACAGACTGAAAATGGCATGGAATCACGACTGAATGATGTGCTGATCGACAGCTACCAAAAAAATGAAAACGCGGGTTATCCAACGTTGTGTAAAGGGCGCTATGTGGTGGATGAGCAGAAATATCATGTTCTTGAAGAGCCCACCAGCCTCAATACCATTGAGTTACTCCCAGAGCTTATGAGTGCCAATATCGCTTCGGTAAAAATTGAAGGTCGTCAGCGCAGCCCTGCCTATGTCACCCAAGTGACCAAGATTTGGCGTCAGGCCATCAATCGCTATAAATCCAATCCTGACGGCTTTGTGACGGATCCTAGGTGGCTCAAAGCCCTCGGTGACCTTTCTGAAGGCAGCCAAACCACCCTTGGGGCGTATCACCGTAAGTGGCAATAA
- a CDS encoding HlyD family secretion protein — translation MKKRTIILILLMLILIAAAALFHSHNQFLLLQGEVDAPEVIVTSKAKGRVIERHVERGDDVKKGQLLITLESPELQAQYAALKAAKDQAQAQLDQSLNGTREETLRDLQAAVAQANSQYQNASHEFTRLNNLSGKGYVSANELDTARKAKDVAFQQLQSAKARLEEGQNGDRIEQRQQYEAAVNQAEQKLAELQVQLDDLQVKAPVDGEVGPIPAEIGELLNAGSPLISLISLPQAYFVYNLREDILVGVKKGDKIELTVPALGDKTVEAEVRYIAPKGDYATKRATRATGDFDLKTFEVRLYPQQPIEGLRPGMSVLWHWDK, via the coding sequence ATGAAAAAAAGAACCATCATACTGATCTTGCTTATGCTGATCTTAATTGCTGCTGCGGCGCTTTTTCATTCCCACAATCAATTTTTATTATTGCAAGGGGAAGTGGACGCACCGGAAGTCATCGTGACTTCAAAAGCCAAAGGCAGAGTCATTGAACGCCATGTAGAACGCGGGGATGATGTGAAAAAAGGGCAGTTACTGATCACTTTAGAAAGCCCGGAGTTACAAGCCCAATACGCAGCATTAAAAGCGGCTAAGGACCAAGCTCAAGCCCAACTCGACCAATCCTTAAATGGAACTCGTGAAGAGACATTGCGTGACCTGCAAGCTGCGGTAGCTCAAGCAAATTCTCAATACCAAAATGCCTCTCATGAGTTTACCCGTTTAAATAATCTTTCAGGTAAAGGGTATGTCTCCGCGAATGAGCTAGATACTGCGCGTAAAGCGAAAGATGTTGCGTTCCAGCAACTCCAAAGTGCTAAGGCGCGTTTGGAAGAAGGTCAAAACGGCGATCGCATCGAACAGCGTCAACAATATGAAGCTGCAGTGAACCAAGCAGAGCAAAAACTTGCTGAACTCCAAGTTCAACTGGATGACTTGCAAGTGAAAGCCCCTGTGGATGGTGAAGTTGGCCCAATCCCTGCAGAAATCGGTGAACTGCTCAATGCAGGTAGCCCATTAATCTCATTGATCAGCCTTCCTCAAGCCTATTTTGTTTATAACCTACGTGAAGACATTTTAGTGGGGGTGAAAAAAGGGGACAAAATTGAGCTGACGGTGCCTGCCTTAGGGGATAAAACCGTGGAAGCCGAAGTTCGCTATATTGCACCGAAAGGGGATTATGCGACTAAACGAGCTACCCGTGCGACAGGGGATTTCGATCTAAAAACCTTTGAAGTTCGCTTGTATCCACAACAGCCGATTGAAGGATTACGACCGGGGATGAGCGTCTTGTGGCACTGGGATAAATAA
- a CDS encoding Imm52 family immunity protein: protein MDLSIKVDIELREEISIPLLINIFEKMILTCERITNEKEISWYLTGDTLEEALQKKAFSQYTPTNLLKDIPFFDWMESIWANENKALDIKYTSSGLKYSLEFKLRNLNILNKITIIEALSYYIRNYKIICIQIDVNGYWYNDKNVFPDRLPVGWMLYLNKKIMLEQIPMAAQLIHIDNDKNHGTLIISTDHVFDGENKEDIKKANEIEIQLAGLGLLPLIREIYS, encoded by the coding sequence ATGGATTTATCAATTAAAGTAGATATCGAATTACGTGAAGAAATATCAATCCCTTTGTTGATTAATATTTTTGAAAAAATGATATTAACATGTGAGCGTATTACTAATGAAAAAGAAATCTCATGGTATTTAACTGGCGATACTCTAGAAGAAGCATTACAGAAAAAAGCCTTTAGCCAGTATACTCCGACAAATTTATTAAAAGATATTCCTTTCTTTGATTGGATGGAATCAATATGGGCTAATGAAAATAAAGCATTAGATATAAAGTATACTAGTTCAGGACTAAAATATAGCCTAGAGTTTAAACTACGCAATTTAAATATATTAAACAAGATAACTATAATTGAAGCATTAAGCTATTACATTAGAAATTATAAAATAATTTGTATTCAAATTGATGTTAATGGCTATTGGTATAATGATAAAAATGTTTTCCCAGACAGACTTCCCGTTGGCTGGATGCTTTATTTAAATAAAAAAATAATGCTAGAACAGATTCCTATGGCAGCTCAGCTTATCCATATTGATAATGACAAAAATCACGGAACATTAATTATCAGTACCGACCATGTTTTTGATGGTGAAAATAAAGAGGATATTAAAAAAGCCAATGAAATCGAAATTCAGCTCGCTGGGTTGGGGTTACTGCCATTAATACGAGAGATATATAGTTAA
- a CDS encoding ABC transporter permease produces the protein MKLKFAWHGFEHAFSRETQMAIRSPVFHWLSWLFPLMLFTLVSANFSEGTLMDVPVSVVDNNNSPISRQIIRDLDAGPHAEVKAIDGNLVTSIKQLGSAKDYALLYIPNNFEEDILRGRQPELRMYYNALFYASGSYAIQDFSGLVAELNAKYRQEMAKSMGQSLPALAQVTLSYDSLFNPSGSYIYYQQFAATIHMLQLFVVTATIYTMSRGTILQSVKPFSMALLGKMAPYTLFFTTLLIVELAALVTIFDAKVVGNPLYMMLVGFFYVIAAQSIGLLLFSFTSSAIMAYSLIGMLVSIALAFSGMAVPELSMILPARIISNVEPLTHTLNAMFDIFLREISFGRVVQVCLFLLIYPLLTAFLIRKRLVKRLETQGSIV, from the coding sequence ATGAAACTCAAATTCGCTTGGCATGGTTTTGAACATGCCTTTAGCCGCGAAACCCAAATGGCGATCCGCAGCCCAGTCTTTCACTGGCTGAGTTGGTTATTCCCTTTGATGCTGTTTACGTTAGTCAGCGCTAACTTCTCAGAGGGAACGCTGATGGATGTGCCAGTTTCGGTGGTAGATAACAACAACAGCCCGATTTCAAGACAAATTATCCGCGATCTTGATGCGGGTCCCCATGCGGAAGTGAAAGCGATTGATGGCAACTTAGTGACATCCATCAAGCAACTGGGAAGCGCCAAAGATTATGCCTTGCTCTATATCCCCAACAATTTTGAAGAGGATATATTGCGAGGGCGCCAGCCTGAATTACGCATGTACTACAATGCGCTATTTTACGCATCCGGTAGTTATGCTATTCAAGATTTTAGCGGCTTAGTTGCAGAACTTAACGCCAAATACCGCCAAGAAATGGCGAAATCGATGGGGCAATCTCTACCAGCATTAGCGCAAGTCACGCTCTCTTACGATAGCCTCTTTAACCCAAGTGGTAGCTATATTTATTACCAACAATTTGCGGCGACCATTCACATGCTGCAACTGTTTGTGGTCACGGCCACTATCTACACCATGTCTCGCGGCACTATTCTCCAAAGTGTGAAGCCATTCTCAATGGCACTGCTAGGTAAAATGGCGCCTTATACATTATTTTTCACGACGTTACTGATTGTGGAACTGGCGGCGCTGGTCACTATCTTCGACGCAAAAGTGGTAGGGAACCCTCTGTATATGATGCTGGTGGGCTTCTTTTATGTGATAGCGGCGCAAAGTATCGGGCTACTACTCTTTAGCTTCACGTCCAGCGCGATAATGGCTTACAGCTTAATCGGGATGCTGGTGAGTATTGCCTTGGCATTTTCTGGCATGGCAGTACCGGAACTCTCGATGATTTTGCCTGCACGAATTATTTCGAACGTGGAGCCGCTCACTCACACCTTAAATGCCATGTTTGATATTTTCTTACGGGAAATCTCATTTGGGCGGGTTGTACAAGTATGTTTATTCTTGCTGATTTATCCGTTACTGACGGCATTTTTGATCCGTAAACGCTTAGTGAAACGGCTAGAAACCCAAGGAAGTATCGTATGA
- a CDS encoding Tox-REase-5 domain-containing protein, with translation MNGELNMPVPLIIAGAGLMTLGGLAAVTHEASKIGFPSSSGSGDDEWGNTSYEDKIREYESIAIGGEFDDEEKKRGNNQGAAVGATAGASVGVAAIEASKGCQDCPAIPYIVPHQNDITNTRTPNAYAYQARICNTQIRTVDTPAGQMRYIDEWKCTIPVPTRTLNPLVEFDGWKPDECNFIETKDNYEFFFNSKGEPNWFMNEHSKILKQAGEQNWLCYSQFKKRSFIDWHFSHKKMYDLCEELLEQFSQVRTHYSP, from the coding sequence TTGAATGGAGAACTTAATATGCCAGTTCCTTTAATTATTGCAGGGGCGGGATTAATGACACTGGGTGGACTCGCCGCAGTGACCCATGAAGCCTCAAAAATCGGCTTTCCCTCGTCATCAGGTAGTGGAGATGATGAGTGGGGAAATACTAGTTATGAAGATAAAATTCGGGAATATGAAAGCATTGCGATCGGTGGCGAATTTGATGATGAAGAAAAGAAACGAGGTAATAATCAAGGTGCAGCGGTAGGTGCTACAGCCGGGGCATCTGTTGGTGTTGCTGCCATTGAAGCCAGTAAAGGCTGTCAGGACTGCCCGGCTATCCCTTATATTGTTCCTCATCAAAATGATATTACCAATACACGCACGCCCAATGCTTATGCGTATCAGGCAAGAATTTGTAATACACAAATCAGAACTGTCGATACCCCCGCAGGGCAAATGCGATACATTGATGAATGGAAGTGCACAATTCCCGTGCCAACCAGAACCCTAAACCCGTTAGTGGAATTTGATGGCTGGAAGCCTGATGAATGTAACTTTATTGAAACCAAAGATAATTATGAGTTTTTCTTTAATAGTAAAGGTGAGCCTAATTGGTTCATGAATGAGCATAGTAAAATACTTAAGCAAGCCGGAGAACAAAACTGGTTGTGTTACAGTCAATTTAAAAAGAGGTCATTTATTGATTGGCATTTTTCACATAAGAAAATGTATGATCTTTGCGAAGAATTATTAGAGCAATTTTCACAAGTTAGAACACATTATTCACCATAG
- a CDS encoding PAAR domain-containing protein, which yields MAIGYFLRVGDKTTCGGQILTGDNTMQWYGVAGAREGDMVSCGKHSGRFYIIGGCQSVWDEGRKVAGTLESISSCPCRARFINSIQDCYSDEYSDKSSTIPPVSPSILPSIVTQKICISCLMKAAESGQMLVVREG from the coding sequence ATGGCAATAGGATATTTTTTGCGGGTGGGTGATAAAACAACCTGCGGAGGCCAAATATTAACGGGAGACAATACCATGCAATGGTATGGTGTTGCCGGTGCTCGTGAAGGCGATATGGTCAGTTGCGGCAAGCATTCTGGACGATTTTATATTATTGGCGGCTGCCAAAGTGTTTGGGATGAAGGGAGGAAGGTAGCGGGAACACTTGAAAGCATCAGTTCATGCCCCTGTCGAGCTCGTTTTATCAATTCAATTCAAGACTGTTATAGTGATGAATATAGCGATAAAAGCAGCACTATCCCCCCGGTATCACCATCAATTCTCCCTTCCATTGTTACCCAAAAAATCTGTATTAGTTGCTTAATGAAAGCGGCCGAATCTGGGCAAATGTTAGTAGTGAGAGAAGGATAA